From Watersipora subatra chromosome 8, tzWatSuba1.1, whole genome shotgun sequence, a single genomic window includes:
- the LOC137402539 gene encoding uncharacterized protein — MPQHLTKEKRAVIIHIHQQGKSQREIAREVVCSKIGVFKTICRWKKAGQVEERAGKGRKKLTTDRVTRRLMRLSLADRHLTSPLLARELKESTGTELAPLTVHKSLRDNGLRGRKARRKSLL, encoded by the coding sequence ATGCCTCAACATCTCACAAAAGAAAAGCGTGCTGTAATAATTCACATTCATCAGCAAGGGAAATCGCAGAGGGAAATTGCAAGAGAGGTAGTATGCTCTAAGATAGGTGTATTTAAAACAATCTGCAGATGGAAGAAAGCTGGTCAAGTTGAAGAAAGGGCTGGTAAGGGAAGGAAAAAGTTAACAACAGATCGAGTGACCAGACGCCTAATGAGACTTTCTTTGGCTGATAGACATCTAACCAGTCCTCTGCTAGCCAGAGAATTGAAAGAATCAACAGGTACAGAGTTAGCACCATTAACTGTTCACAAATCATTGAGAGATAATGGCTTACGAGGCCGTAAAGCTCGTAGAAAATCTTTGCTATGA
- the LOC137401944 gene encoding dehydrogenase/reductase SDR family member on chromosome X-like, which produces MADPKKLVLLTGGNSGIGLEACKILCSKGYTVVASVRSDEKGDSMVSAVRASNSAADIHYMICEMADPESIRTFADEFKKKWLVGGRRLDVLVNNAGAIYDYPERQVADVNPEWEKTMIVNALGPITLTDLFVDDLKETALEKGDARVVMVNSSITTMMTWMFKEQIDFDDVMLSKPGAYKSSQQTYKLSKMALMMATLALSEELQDTSVKFNSICPGLIPGTNISNNRQSQRGTAYKIMFGLLAMMMGKSNLDGGQFIVNAADGTQGTTRGMFYVRDKLTSPNPQVAVADNQRRMLKILRDLAKSV; this is translated from the exons ATGGCAGATCCAAAGAAATTAGTTCTGCTAACTGGAGGTAACTCTGGCATTGGACTGGAAGCATGTAAGATACTTTGCTCAAAAGGCTATACAGTTGTAGCTTCAGTTCGATCAGATGAGAAAGGTGACAGCATGGTCAG CGCTGTGAGAGCCTCGAATTCTGCTGCAGATATTCACTATATGATTTGTGAAATGGCTGATCCAGAGTCTATCCGAACATTTGCAGATGAGTTCAAGAAGAAATG GCTAGTCGGAGGTCGTAGGCTTGATGTCCTAGTGAACAATGCTGGTGCCATATACGACTACCCAGAACGACAAGTGGCCGATGTCAACCCTGAATGGGAGAAGACGATGATAGTAAATGCACTAGGTCCTATAACGCTTACCGATCTGTTTGTTGATGACCTGAAGGAGACAGCTTTAGAAAAA GGTGATGCCCGGGTAGTTATGGTGAACAGTAGTATAACAACAATGATGACCTGGATGTTCAAGGAGCAAATAGACTTTGATGATGTCATGCTGTCCAAGCCTGGAGCGTACAAGAGCTCTCAACAGACTTATAAGCTCTCCAAG ATGGCGTTGATGATGGCAACACTAGCCCTATCAGAGGAGCTTCAAGACACAAGCGTGAAGTTTAATTCTATTTGTCCTGGACTCATTCCTGGGACAAACATATCTAACAACAGGCAGTCACAACGGGG AACTGCCTATAAGATCATGTTTGGTCTTCTTGCTATGATGATGGGGAAGAGCAACCTTGACGGTGGTCAGTTTATAGTCAACGCCGCTGATGGAACCCAAGGAACTACACGAGGCATGTTTTACGTCAGAGACAAGCTGACCTCTCCAAATCCTCAAGTAGCCGTCGCTGACAATCAGAGAAGAATGCTGAAGATTCTAAGAGATTTGGCTAAATCAGTGTAA